Proteins found in one Triticum urartu cultivar G1812 chromosome 4, Tu2.1, whole genome shotgun sequence genomic segment:
- the LOC125554461 gene encoding uncharacterized protein LOC125554461 — MATMAPTSIVFSVIVFLLLSNGITTQAGGSGSGKPKATSLIVEACKNTSGESQDTGVTKEFCLSTLQSDSRSAKAKDLRDLVVISIDILKGRVTDASVKVKKMLQNAKKGTLTMYALSISELQYEKVVSTLNICQAMIRDHQGDKGDLKSLGLLHCVDMTGETIQECENELGDVRGAEALLSENEGLRILANLNSALVAPYDV, encoded by the coding sequence ATGGCAACAATGGCGCCGACCTCCATCGTCTTCTCCGTGATCGTCTTCCTGCTCCTTTCCAATGGCATCACCACTCAAGCCGGCGGCTCTGGCAGTGGCAAACCTAAGGCAACAAGCCTCATAGTGGAAGCGTGCAAGAACACCTCAGGCGAGAGCCAAGACACCGGTGTCACAAAGGAATTCTGTTTGTCGACCCTCCAGTCGGACAGTCGGAGCGCCAAGGCTAAAGACCTCCGTGACTTGGTGGTCATCTCGATTGACATCCTGAAGGGTCGTGTCACTGATGCTAGCGTCAAGGTAAAGAAAATGTTGCAAAACGCCAAGAAAGGCACGCTGACAATGTATGCTCTCAGCATTTCTGAGTTGCAATATGAGAAGGTGGTGAGCACGCTCAACATCTGCCAAGCTATGATTAGGGATCACCAAGGTGACAAGGGCGACCTGAAGTCATTGGGTCTACTCCATTGTGTGGATATGACTGGTGAGACTATCCAAGAGTGTGAAAATGAGCTTGGAGATGTGCGAGGGGCGGAGGCGCTGCTTAGTGAAAACGAGGGGTTGCGCATTCTGGCCAACCTAAACAGCGCCTTGGTTGCACCGTATGATGTCTAA